A region from the Leishmania panamensis strain MHOM/PA/94/PSC-1 chromosome 20 sequence genome encodes:
- a CDS encoding glycerol-3-phosphate dehydrogenase-like protein (TriTrypDB/GeneDB-style sysID: LpmP.20.4680) → MSRRSRRLHVRLLRAAAVAAAGTFVYRRWHLRSSSALPASTYRSASGPGDVSNSPARRSSRWAALQRSTAADPFDLLVIGGGLTGLYTAVDAAQRGLRVALVDAADFGGGSTTSCMPSVSPGALPYVQRAIRQRNWDWLRMAATVIEEETTWCNVAPRCVSAPDTLLRRWQSWRWGGAVGGSNCEIATRAGATNDNTASSVHVTELPARNSSLLSVDSTRTITTLLPALHTLEMVEYVCAAMVSTVMSIFCGPFRPNIVLPRFAVETRLPALAQSLTPSSSPVQLRGGVISNDFALHNNTVAVSLARTAEELGVTVLSYVPVFSIQEASAPTNTEMCSSSSSTRASSCAAVMRVSVQDALATKAATASSPVSPEPARFPFLRRRRGQSNASSHPSTADLDASTRSVALNPDAETTADVYARSVVNCTGCWVDTIKAIYDKNACDTVPAAFAGYQAYSYLIAPANAVHAVPPPPTPPTDGHEVRQETVASFSPLSETMQAAALLFSSPRLSFASVMVLPWWDQCVMLGPSISFLPQLPATAVANTNAALRPVDGYAAQRQRTLSMLSSAGVSVDASRLLSCVSQIVPHMKGPKEVPWVGALLHRSYALHFSSVPLHRVGDEGGIEQAVSFAGHSAGVTGGVAGVARRDVPLLHVYGGAPVLARRIAEEVVDALVYHEPPLFSQKTLKKIHRCRTRHLQLVTPTSLCTATNCGPMDAQVRLVALVKDTYAERLVDVLARRTHVAYTSPIEALQAIPTLANIMGDLLQWDEARRLSEIEEARHLVHSVTVSV, encoded by the coding sequence ATGAGCCGGCGAAGTCGTCGGCTGcacgtgcgcctgctgcgtgctgcagccgtcgccgctgccggcacaTTTGTGTATCGGCGGTGGCATCTTCGCTCCTCAAGTGCACTGCCGGCATCGACCTACCGGTCAGCCAGTGGACCCGGCGATGTCAGCAACAGTCCCGCACGCCGCTCTTCGCgctgggcggcgctgcagcggagtACGGCGGCGGATCCATTTGACCTCCTTGTTATCGGTGGAGGCCTTACAGGTCTCTACACTGCCGTCGACGCGGCACAGCGCGGGCTACGAGTGGCTTTGGTTGACGCGGCAGACTTcggcggaggcagcacaACCTCGTGCATGCCTTCTGTCTCTCCCGGTGCGCTGCCTTACGTGCAGCGAGCCATTCGACAGCGCAACTGGGACTGGCTGCGGATGGCGGCAACAGTgatcgaggaggagacaaCGTGGTGCAACGTCGCGCCGCGGTGCGTGTCAGCCCCTGACACTCTGCTGCGACGCTGGCAGAGCTGGCGGTGGGGAGGCGCCGTGGGCGGAAGCAACTGCGAAATAGCGACCAGAGCAGGGGCCACCAATGATAACACCGCTTCCTCGGTACACGTGACCGAACTTCCAGCGAGAAATTCATCGTTATTGTCTGTTGATTCGACGCGTACCATAACGACACTGCTTCCAGCCTTGCACACCTTGGAGATGGTTGAGTACGTCTGCGCAGCGATGGTGAGTACGGTGATGAGCATCTTTTGCGGTCCGTTTCGTCCAAACATCGTGCTGCCTCGGTTCGCCGTCGAGACACGTCTACCGGCCCTCGCACAGAGCTTGACGCCGTCTTCCTCACCCGTGCAACTTCGAGGCGGCGTCATATCCAACGACTTTGCGCTGCACAACAATACAGTCGCCGTGTCGCTCGCACGCACCGCAGAGGAGCTTGGCGTGACTGTCTTATCCTACGTCCCTGTGTTCTCCATCCAGGAGGCCTCTGCGCCGACCAACACGGAGATGTGCTCATCGTCTAGCTCGACCCGCGCCTCTTCGTGCGCGGCCGTCATGCGGGTCTCTGTTCAAGACGCGCTGGCTACCAAGGCAGCCACGGCGAGTTCGCCAGTGTCGCCTGAGCCGGCACGGTTTCCCTtcttgcggcggcggcggggacAGAGCAACGCCTCGTCACACCCATCCACTGCCGATTTGGATGCATCGACAAGAAGTGTAGCGTTGAATCCGGATGCGGAGACCACGGCAGACGTCTATGCACGCAGCGTTGTCAACTGCACAGGCTGCTGGGTGGATACCATCAAGGCCATATACGATAAAAATGCCTGTGACACAGTTCCGGCTGCATTTGCCGGCTACCAGGCGTACTCCTACCTGATAGCTCCTGCCAACGCCGTGCATGCTGTGCCACCCCCACCAACGCCACCCACAGATGGACACGAGGTAAGACAGGAAACAGTGGCCTCATTCTCGCCGCTTTCGGAGACAATGCAGGCCGCGGCGCTACTCTTTAGCTCTCCGAGACTGAGCTTTGCCTCAGTGATGGTGCTACCTTGGTGGGACCAGTGCGTGATGCTGGGCCCGAGCATATCTTTTCTCCCGCAATTGCCGGCGACCGCGGTGGCGAACACCAACGCCGCGCTGCGCCCTGTGGACGGGTATGCCGCCCAGCGACAGCGTACGCTCTCGATGCTGAGTAGCGCCGGCGTGTCTGTGGATGCGTCACGCCTACTCTCGTGCGTGTCGCAAATTGTCCCGCATATGAAGGGACCCAAAGAAGTGCCGTGGGTTGGGGCGCTTTTGCATCGAAGCTACGCCTTGCACTTCTCTTCAGTGCCACTGCACCGGGTAGGCGACGAGGGTGGCATTGAGCAAGCTGTGTCTTTTGCTGGACATTCTGCAGGCGTCACTGGTGGCGTTGCTGGTGTTGCTCGCCGAGACGTTCCGCTCCTCCACGTGTACGGCGGTGCCCCAGTGTTGGCACGCCGGATTGCTGAGGAGGTGGTCGACGCCCTTGTGTACCACGAGCCGCCGCTGTTCTCACAGAAGACGCTCAAGAAGATCCACCGGTGCCGCACGCGTCATCTTCAACTGGTCACACCGACTTCCCTCTGCACCGCTACGAATTGCGGGCCGATGGACGCACAGGTGCGTCTGGTGGCCCTTGTGAAGGACACATACGCCGAGCGCTTAGTGGACGTTTTAGCCCGCCGCACCCATGTCGCGTACACGAGCCCCATCGAAGCCCTGCAGGCCATACCGACGCTGGCGAACATCATGGGTGATCTGCTGCAGTGGGATGAAGCCAGGCGATTATCAGAGATCGAAGAGGCGCGGCATCTTGTGCACAGCGTGACAGTGTCTGTGTGA